Below is a window of Hydrogenimonas sp. DNA.
ACATAATCGGCGGTAATCGTAAAAGTTTTACCCTGATACTCATCGGCTTCGAAACTTATATCCTCGAGAACCTTCTCTATGACTGTGTGCAGACGCCTGGCCCCTATATCTTCCGTTCTTTCGTTGGCCTGGAAACTCACTTTTGCGATAGCTCTGAGAGCCTCCTCTTCAAAGGCGAGCTCCATCCCTTCGACTCCTAGAAGAGCCTGATACTGCTTGATGAGAGAGTTTTTCGGTTTTGTAAGTATTTCGTAGAGTGCATCTTCGGTCAGAGAGTCCAGCTCTACCCTCAGAGGAAAACGCCCTTGAAGCTCCGGAATCAGATCGCTGGGCTTGCTCACATGGAAAGCTCCGGCGGCTATGAAGAGTATATGGTCGGTCTGTATGGGGCCGAATTTTGTATTTACGCTGCTGCCTTCCACAATAGGGAGCAGGTCGCGCTGGACACCCTCTTTGCTCGGGTCCTGGCGCCCGCTGTTCTGGCTGGAAACGGCGATCTTGTCGATCTCGTCGAGAAATATGATTCCCCCTTCGGCTGCCCGGCGCAGAGCCTCCTGTTTGATCTGCTCTTCATCAAGCAGCCGTTCGCTCGCGGTCTGGCGGAGAATTTTTTTAGCCTCTTTTACCGTCACCTCTTTTTTGCTCTCCCGCCCAAAAGAACCGAAAACCTTCGCCAAAGACTCCTGTACTTTGCTCATCTCCGGCGGAAGATTGCTCTCTCCCATATCTATCTTCAGCGGCGGCATTTCAACCTCGACCTTCAGCTTGTCGAGTTCACCTCTGCGGAGCTTTTCACGCATTCTTTTAAAGCTTGTCTCATACTCCTCTTTTTTTGTATCTGTTGCGCCTTTGGGAAGAGGCGGAAGCAGCTTCTCTATTATCATTCTTTCGACATACTCGTCGATCTCTCCGCTCTTGAGCTCTTTTTGCTCCTGGGTTACAAGATTGACGGATGTGGCGACCAGGTCTCTTATCATCGACTCCACATCCCTGCCGACAAAACCGACTTCGGTATATTTGCTCGCTTCCACCTTTACGAACGGGTAGCCCATCATTTTGGCGAGTCTCCTTGCGATCTCGGTTTTACCGACACCCGTAGAGCCGATCATCAGGATATTTTTTGGCATGATCTCATCCTGGATCTCCGCCGGCAGTCTCATTCTTCTGTATCTGTTTCTGAGTGCTACGGCGATAGTCTTTTTTGCCTCCTGCTGTCCGATTACATAGTTGTCGAGATAGGCTACAATCTCTTTTGGTGTCATACTCTCTGCGTTGCTCATTTTTTCAATTCCAATATTTTGATGTTGTGGTTTGTATATATACAGAGGTCGGCGGCTATGTGAAGACTCTCTTCCACAAGTGTTTTCGGCTCCATCTTTGCATGTCTCGCAAGGGCCCTCGCGGCTGAGATGGCAAAGTTGCCCCCGCTGCCTATCGCGGCGATCTCTCCGTCTTCAGGCTCGACGACATCACCGTTGCCGCTGAGAATGAAGATATGCTCGTTGTTCAGGACGATCATCATCGCCTCCAGACGCCGCAGCACTTTATCTTTGCGCCACGCCTTCGAAAACTCTATGACGGCCTTCAAGAGGTCACCTTTGCGGCTTTGCAGGAACCCCTCGAACATATCGAAGAGGTTGAAAGCGTCTGCAGTACTTCCGGCAAACCCGGCAAGTACCTGACCGTTGTAGAGAGTCCTGATTTTGGTGGCGTTGCCTTTGAGTACGGCATTTCCGAACGTGACCTGCCCGTCGCCCCCTATGACCGCTCCCTTGTCTGACCTGAAGGCCAGTATGGTGGTAGCTTCAAACATCCGTCACTCTCCGACCACTTCGAATTTCAGTTTCGCATGTATACCGTGGCCCAGTTTCACATCGGCTTCATATATGCCGGTCGCCTTTATTGCACCGTCGATATGGATAATCTTCTTGTCGATCTCTATCCCGCTCTCTTTCAGTGCATCGGCAATATCGTGGTTGGTAATGGCGCCGAATAGAGAGCCGTTCGCACCGAGCTTCTTCTTTATTACGAGCTTCATGCTTTCGAGCTCTTTTTTGAGACTCTCGAGACGCTCTATTTCGGCAGCCTCCTCCTCGGCTTTTCTGGCCTGCTCCTCTTCCCACTCTCTTATAACTTCGTCCGTCGCCACTTTGGCGAACCCTTTGGCGACCAGGAAGTTTTTCCCGTAACCGTCTTTGACCTCTTTGATCTCTCCGGCCTTTCCCAGGCTTTTTACATCTTTTATCAGTAGTACTTTCATTATGCAACCTTTTATTGACATCACTGACCTTACGCAAAATTTGTCGGTCCCGGGATCTAGCGGAAAAATATCGTTCAAAACCGCGCTTGCCCGTCAGGGTGCCGAAGGCGTCAGCGTTTTTTGAATATTTTGCGGCGTCCCGCAGTGCAGATCCCGCTCGGCATGCAGATTTTGCGTAAAGTCAGTGACATCAGTTATCAAGTAGAGCTGCAGTCATATGATGGCTGCAGCGCTTCTGTAATCGTGTGCAGATTATATCGAAGAATAGCGTAAATTGGGATATAATTCCCAAATCCGGAAATAGAGACAGAGGAACTCGTCATGATCATTGCAGCCATGCACTTTGGGAAAAATCATCGATGTACCTGAGGGTTGCGCCTCAAATTTTTCCCAAACCGCCTGACTACAAGCACCGCAACGACTTCTATCTATTCTGTTTCCTGATTTGGGAAATTGCGTCAATTCGTTAACAGCTGAATGAAGGATAGAGCTATGTTTGAAACTTTTAAAATACCCGATTATGACAGATTCGGCGAGCAGTTGAAAGAGATACTGGAGTCCAATGAGAGTCTCATCGCCTCGCTCATCGAGCGGGAAAAGTACGATTACGACTCTTTCGTAAGACCCTATATGGAGACTTTCGAACGTTTGGATATATTTTTCACACCGCTTTCGCATCTCAACAGCGTAGAGAACTCAAAGCAGACGCAAAGAGCCTACGAAGAGTCTCTGCCGCTTCTTTCACACTACCATACCAGACTTTCGCAAAACCGTGAGCTTTACAAAGCCTTTTTGAAAACGGAGGGGTGTGACGATGCGCAAAAAGAGGTCCTTAGGCAGGAGATCAGGGACTTCAGGCTTTCGGGAGTGGAGCTGCCGGAACAGCAGAAGAAGAGACTTGAAGAGATAGATCTGCGTCTGAGTGAACTGAGCAACCGCTTCTCCCAAAACCTTCTGGACGCGACCAACGCATATGAGCTCATTGTGGAAAAAGAGGAGGATGTAGAGGGCATTCCCAAAAGTGATCTCGAGTTGGCGGAGACTGAAAAAGAGGGGAGAAAGGTGTGGCGTTTCACTCTTCAGATTCCAAGCTATATGGCATACATGACATACGGTCCGAACCGTCAGATTAGAGAGGAGCTCTACAGGGCGTACGTCACCAGGGCTCCACAGAATGCGGATGTGATAGACGAGATACTGCGCCTGAGAGACGAAAAGTCGAAAATTCTCGGCTTCGACCACTTCAGCGAACTCTCGCTCGCTACGAAAATGGCACCTTCAGACGATGCTGTTATAGGCTTTTTGAACGAACTGGCGGAGGCATCTTTGCCGCATGCGCAAAAGGAGGTCCGAAAGCTTGCCGACCTGGCAGCAGAGGATGGTATAGAGGAGATTCAGAGTTACGATGTAGCCTTCTACAGCGAAAGACTCAAAAAGAGGGAGCTTGACTTCGACGATGAGAAGACCCGCCCCTATTTCGAGCAGAAGAGGGTGTTGAAGGGGATGCTCGATTTCGTCTCCGAACTCTTCGATATAGAGTTCAGGGAGGTAGAGACGGCGGTATGGAACGAGAAGGTCAGGGTTTTCGACCTTGCGGAGAGCGGAGAGGTTTTTGCCCGCATCTATTTCGACCTTGAGGCGAGAAAGGATAAGAGGGGAGGGGCCTGGATGAACGACTGGCAGACCCACCATGAGGACCCGGAGGGGAGGGAGCACCCCGCATCCGCTTTTGTGGTCTGCAACTTCCCGCCTTCGACCGACCAGACGCCTTCACTGCTGAGACATGACGATGTTGTTACACTCTTTCATGAGATGGGTCACGCCATTCACCACCTCTTCAGCCGTGTCAAAGAGAGATTTGTCAGCGGCATACACGGCGTGGCATGGGATGTAGTCGAGTTTCCGTCGCAGTTTCTGGAGAACTTCGCTTATGAGAAGAGTCTGCTGGAGAGGTTCGCTTTTCATTATGAAAGCGGCGAACTGATGCCGGATGAGCTGATGCGCAAGATAAAAGCGAGCAAGAACTTCATGGCCGCTACAGGGATGCTTAGGCAGATAGAGTTCGCTCTATTCGATTTCATGCTCCACCAAAAACTCTATCAGGGTGATGAGGTGCAGGAGCTTCTCGACTCCCTGCGCCAAAGACTTTCCCTAGTCAAACCGCCCTCCTATAACCGTTTCCAGTGGGGCTTCGCCCATATATTCGCAGGTGGTTACGCGGCCGGATACTACAGCTACAAATGGGCCGAAGTTCTGAGCGCCGACGCCTTTTTCGCATGTTACGGGGAGGGGAAGATCAGAAGAGAGGTTACCGACGGCTACAAGCGTAATATACTGCAGACTGGTGCGAGCAGACCAATGGACACCCTCTACAGGGAGTGGCTGGGACGTGACCCGGACCCGAAAGCCCTGATCAGACTATACGATTTGACGGATCGGCAGTGAGCGATCTGGAGTTTTGGGAGTACTTTTTTGTAATAGGCTCCATACTGACCTACATCTGCTGGGGTTTCGTGTTCGCCGTCCAGGCGCTGCTTCTGATGCACGGACGGCCGGAGGCGGTCGAGTGGCTCAAAGGGCGATACAGCTATAGAAGCTTCAGGCGCGAAATGATCGTTTTCATGCCTATGATCTATCTCTTTTACATTCTTCTTGAGATAGTTCCCGGGCTCATAGGTCTGGAAGATGCCGTCATAAAGTTTTCACCGAAGGAGCTCTCGGAGAGAGCCGAAGAGGTTCTGGAGTGATAGTTCTCTTACCGATGTTGCGTAAAGAGCGCAACATCGGTCATCTCATCTTTTTCTGGTAGTAAAGGGTTAGAAGAGCTACGACCGAGACTACGAAGACGACGGAGAATATCTCCCATACAACCGTTCCCATGCAACTCCCCTTTCAGCCGTAGATTGTCGAACCTTCTTACCGGCTGTAATCTACGACCTGCTCTTTCGGGCGTGACCCTCTATGATGAAGCGAAGAGCGTTTAGACGTATGAAACCCTCCGCATCTTTCTGGTTGTAGACGCTGTCCTCTTCGAATGTACTGAACTCCGGATTGAAGAGTGAGTTCGGAGATTGTCGGCCGACAACCGTCACACTGCCTTTGTAGAGTTTCAGACGGACATCGCCGTTTACATTCTCCTGCGTTCTGTCTATAGCCGCCTGGAGCATTTTTCTTTCCGGAGCGAACCAGAAACCGTTGTAGATGAGTTTCGCGTAGCGGGGCATCAGCTCATCTTTAAGGTGTGCCTCTTCGCGATCGAGTGTTATCGACTCGATCGCACGGTGCGCTTTGAGCATGATGGTTCCGCCCGGCGTCTCGTAACAGCCGCGGCTCTTCATACCTACATATCTGTTTTCGACTATGTCGAGCCTTCCTATGCCGTTCCTGTTTCCGTACTCGTTGAGAGCGGTAAGCATCTGCGCGGGAGTCAGCTCTTTTCCGTCGATCGCTACCGGATCTCCGTTTCTGTAGGTTATGGTGATATATTCTGGTCTATCCGGAGCCTTTTCGGGACTTACCGTCCACCTCCACATATCCTCCTCCGGCTCGTTCATCGGATCTTCGAGAATGCCGCCTTCGTACGAGATATGGAGCAGGTTGGCATCCATGGAGTAGGGCGACTTTTTGCCGTGTTTCTCTATCGGAATCCCGTGCGACTCCGCATATTTCAGGAGCTTTTCACGGCTGTTGAGATCCCACTCTCTCCAGGGGGCTATTATCGTAATGTCCGGGTTTAGCGCCAGGTAACCCAGTTCGAACCTGACCTGGTCGTTCCCTTTGCCTGTGGCTCCGTGGCTGACAGCATCTGCACCTGTCAGTGCCGCTATCTCTATCTGTCTTTTTGCGATGAGAGGCCTTGCTATGGAAGTTCCGAGCAGGTACTCCCCCTCATAAACGGCGTTTGCGCGGAACATCGGAAATACATACTCTCTGACGAACTCTTCTCGAAGATCTTCTATGAAGATATTCTCCGGTTTGATTCCGAGCTTTAGAGCCTTCTCCCTTGCGGGCTCAACCTCTTCACCCTGTCCGATATCGGCCGTAAATGTGACCACTTCGCAGTCATACTCGTCCTGAAGCCATTTGAGAATAATACTGGTGTCGAGTCCTCCAGAATAAGCGAGAACGACTTTGTTTACCTTTTTTTTCATATCTGTGAACCCCGAAAGAAAAGAATTTTCGGGATTCTATCGTAAATGAGTTGAAACTCTTATGAGTGTACGTCCAGAAGGGTGGTAGATATATAGCTGGTAGAGGTTATATATCTTCTTTCATTATCAATTTCGTTCATCTGCCGGCCGAGATCGTCTCTTTTTGCCTCAAATTTTTTTGTAGCCTCCGCTATGAGTTGGAGGGTTTCTTGCATATCCTCCATATTGTTGAACAAGGGCATGGAGTCTAGAAGTTCCGCTATTCTCCTCTCATCCTCCTCTACTATAGCCGCCTTGAACGAGTTAAGCCAGTTCATTTGCAGTCACTTCTCTCCATGCTTCGAGCAACTCCTTCGTCACTCTGATCACTATATCGAGATACTCGCTGCTGTTTTGGGCATTGCTTTCGTTCAGAAACTTGATCTGTTGGTTGTAGAGACCGTCGAGGTAGTATGAAACTTCACCGCCCCTCTCCTTATCCAGTGAATTTATCAGTTCTACGAATATGGCCACCGCCCGGTTCGTCCAGTAGACACGTTTTTCTATATCGCCGTTTTCTATGGACTTTTTGGCCATGGAACAGAACCGTATTATCCCCTCGTAAAGCATCTCTATCAGTTTTTCGGGAGACTCGATCTGGACATTGTTCTGTCTATAGGTGTCGTAAGCTGCTGCTGCGGTCATTTTCAATCCTTTATCAATGAAGTTTTTGCATCCTTGCAATGGCTGGGCGGGATATCACCCTTTTTTGTCGAAAATCATTCCGACAAGTTCACGCATTTTCGCTGCCAGTTTCATGGCCTCTTCGGAAGGGATTTTCCGGATAACCTGATCGTTGCTGGTATCTATTACCGAAACGAAAAGCTCTTCTGTCGAATCGTCGAAACCGAAACGAATCGATGTATTCAAAGGGTTCATCTCTTTGTTGAGCTGGTCGGTGATCTCCTGGAGCTCCTTTTTGAGCCTCTGGTTGTCACCCTTTTCTGCGGCCTGTTTCGCCTCTTCCTGCGGAGAGATATCTGCGGTTTTGTGAGGCTGGGAAACAGACCTGCCGCCGGCTTCCGGGCCCTGGGGCATGGTGGTGTGCGTCTGCTGCGAACGCACGGTATTGAATATCTCCATGGCGTTTTCCTCCGTTCCGTTTCAAAGAATATCGGTAGTCTGAAAGATTAGTTAAGGGTAACCACCCAAATCCCGCAATAGAATATAGAGGAACTCGTTACGATCATTGCAGCCATGCAATTTGGGGAAAACCGTCGACGCACCTGACGGGTGCGCCTCAAATTTTCCCGAAACCGCCTGAGCGCAAGCATCGCAACGATTTCAAACTATTCTATTTCGAGATTTGGGAACCTTGAGTGTAATCACGAAAGAGCGCCGCTTTGGTATAATAGGCGAAAAATTTTACGGGAATGAGATGAAAATAGCTTTGTCGTGCCGGTCAATACTTCTCGAGAAGAGTCTGCGGAAATTTCTCGATACCTATCTGGTAC
It encodes the following:
- a CDS encoding ATP-dependent hsl protease ATP-binding subunit HslU — translated: MSNAESMTPKEIVAYLDNYVIGQQEAKKTIAVALRNRYRRMRLPAEIQDEIMPKNILMIGSTGVGKTEIARRLAKMMGYPFVKVEASKYTEVGFVGRDVESMIRDLVATSVNLVTQEQKELKSGEIDEYVERMIIEKLLPPLPKGATDTKKEEYETSFKRMREKLRRGELDKLKVEVEMPPLKIDMGESNLPPEMSKVQESLAKVFGSFGRESKKEVTVKEAKKILRQTASERLLDEEQIKQEALRRAAEGGIIFLDEIDKIAVSSQNSGRQDPSKEGVQRDLLPIVEGSSVNTKFGPIQTDHILFIAAGAFHVSKPSDLIPELQGRFPLRVELDSLTEDALYEILTKPKNSLIKQYQALLGVEGMELAFEEEALRAIAKVSFQANERTEDIGARRLHTVIEKVLEDISFEADEYQGKTFTITADYVHEKLDAIVEDEDVARYIL
- a CDS encoding ATP-dependent protease HslV, with product MFEATTILAFRSDKGAVIGGDGQVTFGNAVLKGNATKIRTLYNGQVLAGFAGSTADAFNLFDMFEGFLQSRKGDLLKAVIEFSKAWRKDKVLRRLEAMMIVLNNEHIFILSGNGDVVEPEDGEIAAIGSGGNFAISAARALARHAKMEPKTLVEESLHIAADLCIYTNHNIKILELKK
- a CDS encoding LSU ribosomal protein L9p, with amino-acid sequence MKVLLIKDVKSLGKAGEIKEVKDGYGKNFLVAKGFAKVATDEVIREWEEEQARKAEEEAAEIERLESLKKELESMKLVIKKKLGANGSLFGAITNHDIADALKESGIEIDKKIIHIDGAIKATGIYEADVKLGHGIHAKLKFEVVGE
- a CDS encoding oligopeptidase A, whose translation is MFETFKIPDYDRFGEQLKEILESNESLIASLIEREKYDYDSFVRPYMETFERLDIFFTPLSHLNSVENSKQTQRAYEESLPLLSHYHTRLSQNRELYKAFLKTEGCDDAQKEVLRQEIRDFRLSGVELPEQQKKRLEEIDLRLSELSNRFSQNLLDATNAYELIVEKEEDVEGIPKSDLELAETEKEGRKVWRFTLQIPSYMAYMTYGPNRQIREELYRAYVTRAPQNADVIDEILRLRDEKSKILGFDHFSELSLATKMAPSDDAVIGFLNELAEASLPHAQKEVRKLADLAAEDGIEEIQSYDVAFYSERLKKRELDFDDEKTRPYFEQKRVLKGMLDFVSELFDIEFREVETAVWNEKVRVFDLAESGEVFARIYFDLEARKDKRGGAWMNDWQTHHEDPEGREHPASAFVVCNFPPSTDQTPSLLRHDDVVTLFHEMGHAIHHLFSRVKERFVSGIHGVAWDVVEFPSQFLENFAYEKSLLERFAFHYESGELMPDELMRKIKASKNFMAATGMLRQIEFALFDFMLHQKLYQGDEVQELLDSLRQRLSLVKPPSYNRFQWGFAHIFAGGYAAGYYSYKWAEVLSADAFFACYGEGKIRREVTDGYKRNILQTGASRPMDTLYREWLGRDPDPKALIRLYDLTDRQ
- a CDS encoding argininosuccinate synthase; amino-acid sequence: MKKKVNKVVLAYSGGLDTSIILKWLQDEYDCEVVTFTADIGQGEEVEPAREKALKLGIKPENIFIEDLREEFVREYVFPMFRANAVYEGEYLLGTSIARPLIAKRQIEIAALTGADAVSHGATGKGNDQVRFELGYLALNPDITIIAPWREWDLNSREKLLKYAESHGIPIEKHGKKSPYSMDANLLHISYEGGILEDPMNEPEEDMWRWTVSPEKAPDRPEYITITYRNGDPVAIDGKELTPAQMLTALNEYGNRNGIGRLDIVENRYVGMKSRGCYETPGGTIMLKAHRAIESITLDREEAHLKDELMPRYAKLIYNGFWFAPERKMLQAAIDRTQENVNGDVRLKLYKGSVTVVGRQSPNSLFNPEFSTFEEDSVYNQKDAEGFIRLNALRFIIEGHARKSRS
- a CDS encoding flagellar biosynthesis protein FliS, which codes for MTAAAAYDTYRQNNVQIESPEKLIEMLYEGIIRFCSMAKKSIENGDIEKRVYWTNRAVAIFVELINSLDKERGGEVSYYLDGLYNQQIKFLNESNAQNSSEYLDIVIRVTKELLEAWREVTANELA
- a CDS encoding possible flagellar protein; its protein translation is MEIFNTVRSQQTHTTMPQGPEAGGRSVSQPHKTADISPQEEAKQAAEKGDNQRLKKELQEITDQLNKEMNPLNTSIRFGFDDSTEELFVSVIDTSNDQVIRKIPSEEAMKLAAKMRELVGMIFDKKG